The sequence gtttggctcagtggatagagcgtcgacctgtggactgaagggttccaggttcgattccagtcaagggcatgtaccttggttgcaggcacatccccagtagggggtgtgcaggaggcagctgatcgatgtttctctcccatcgatgtttctaactctctgtccctctcccttcctctctgtaagaaatcaacaaaatattttttttaaaaaattgtggttaattctaaataatagccAAAGAACATAGAAATAATGAGTCAGACCCAAGAGAAAATTGGAACCAATTTAAGGATCAAATATATGAGGCTGAATGTGcaaggaaaaagtaaaaccatGAAAACTCCACAGAGAAGAATATAAAGGGGAGACTGAGGAAATAGGCCTGCATTATgactgcccaggccctgggcatgtttgccctgaagggctcctcctccattaagaaaaaattaaaattatattttacaactttgttaatataaaaatgaatatattaatattatatgttAAAACACTTCTTTTACCTaaaattttactcttttcttctgatttaaaaaaaaaaaatttaagcccaactggtgtggttcagtaattgagtatcaacctatgaaccaagaggtcatagtttgatttctggtcagggcatatgccggatttcaggctcaatccccagtgcggagcATAcaggatgattctctctcatcactgatgtttctatctctctctccctctcccttcctctctgaaatcaatgaaaaaatttttttagtgaaaaagtaaaacaatgtcTTGGGCCCAGAAAGGATTATGGGTCCCAAGAACCACCTCTACTAAGCTTTTGTGAGCCCTGAGAGCCGGAAACAGAGCTCCAAAGAAGAATGAGCAACAGGGCTCAGCCGTGAGCCAGCGCCGTGTGGGCAGGTGCTTGCTCATCTTTGTGTCCCTAGCACCACACCAGGATAAATTTGCTTATTCTCTAAATATTCAGTGAAcccctactctgtgccaggcactgtgctaggagctGGGGATACAAAGATAAGCAAGATGCTGCCCTTATCCTCCATGTTGGTTCCAGTGCCAAGGGGGCCATGTCTATTAGGAATCTCTTCAGTTGTGAGCGGAAATCAcatgcataaaaaaagaaaactgaggtttagtAAAAAGTATATCAGCTCACATAAATGAAAATGTCTCTGGCAAGAGCTGGTTTCCTGCCAGACTGAATATAGGGATCAAGTGATCATAACAAAACCAATGTTAAGATCTCACAGGCCTGGCACAATTCTGAGCATTTTACATGTTTCCATTCATTTAGCTCCATTTTGCCCAGGAGAAAAGTGCAAATTCAAGTTCTCTCCGTTTCTTGGCCGTTCCTTCTAGTATGTGAGGTTTCCTCTCAAGTCTTCACAGTGGCCCTGAATTTATTAGAATTGGTTATGAGAGAAAATTTCACAAGTGTTATGAATAAAGAATTTGCAGGACTTGGAGACTCGTTGGCTGTAGGGATGGGGTTTGATGGGGGTGAAAGTTCAGGTCTTTGGTTGTAACCCTTTCTAAAGTGAATGCAAAAGAGAATCTTGACGTTTGAGAAAAGATTAGTCGCAGTTTTGGATTTAGTATGTCAATTGGATACTCAGATGACTATGTTTTTCATCCCATCATGTCATTCTAAAAAGtcatttgagccctggccagtatggctcaggtggttgagtgtcatctggGGCACCAAgagctcatggttcaattcccaattccTGGTCTGGCTacatgggcttgatcccccgtaggggatgcacaggaggcagccaataagtttctcactctctccctctccctttttctctctctaaaatcaattaaaacatatatttttaaaataataataaattaaaaagtcacttgaaaaagtgaaataaaaatacataatacaacaggttaaaaaataaacagaagagaaaatcGGGTTAGAGAGAAGATCATTTCTGCTCCAGAGACCTCCTCTGTGATTACTACCTCTCCTGCTGGTTCCTTATATTTCTCTCATTACAGCacttatttaaaactttattacaATTGCCAGTTTAATGTAGGTTCCATGAGGGTGGCCTCCCTGCTTGTGTAATACACCATCTGTCTCCATCATGTAGCACAACAAATGTCAAATGAATTCATGAGTAAATAAAAATCCCTATGCAGCCCTAGCTgtttttttctcagtggttagagcattggccttggGTGGAAGATTCCCGTTAAGgacacataccttagttgcaggctcgatcctgggcCCGGTGGtagtgggaggcaatcaatcgatgtgtctctttcacatcgatgtttctctctgtgtgtctctccccctcccttcactgtctctctaaaaatcaatggaaaaacatcctcaggtgagtattaccaacaacaacaacaaccaaaaacacccacaaaaaacTCCTATGCAAACCTCTTAACAGACCTTAATAAAAGGGAATTATCATTCACCAGAAATGTAGCTCAGATGTCTTTTTCCATGCACCTTGCCACCTCCTTATCTAAAATGGATATgggtagccctaactggtttggctcagtggatagagcatcggcctgcagactcaagggtcccaggttcgattccggtcaagggcatgtaccttggttgcaggcacatccccagtggggagtgtgcaggaggcagctgattgatgtttctctctcatcgatgtttctaactctctatccctctcccttcctctctgtaaaacatcaataaaatatattttaaaaataataataatctacttatataaaaaccatgggtggtgttcatcacatacAGACGAACAGCGACcgagtggaaggaagtcagtcctacaggggttgtcttggcaacagctgcgccctcccccaagctgtttcccagagctgtttcctgtaagggcggagtttgaggcaggaacctgccctgggagtgtggaggcagatctttctaaagtgggCCTTGCCAGcacggggtgaacctgagtggggaggctgaaaggcttagaaaagacagataagagaatgaaagccgggtctcggtgggacactgcttctctgagagacagcgaccacacccacagccatgcctttattttatagcagatgctacgaggcaaagtaagggcgtgaccaagatgtatacaacattctcctgggtttcaatcctgctcaactacatgcacctgaactctatcaagcccacatcactcaggcacatgggacCAGGTGTTCCGACCATAGGTtaaagcttacaactacagctattggctataattgtgctgggaaggccctgccctccaagctgggacttgcacgtggcaatgagaggactgtacccgctcatcagtccaaggcttgaacctgtccaaaacactgttgcggctccccacaataaagttttaattctgtttctttgttactaatgttgtggccccaccccataacaaagaaacaaaggaaatttTCCCCAtcaaatttctgaatagtattactccttcaggaatgccgtgtcacaaattaaaattgaaagtgggtgcaatcatcatgctattgaaaaatctcaatagtaaatggggtctttgtaatggtaccagatttattattaaaagattacgatctaacattattgaagctgaagtattaacaggacctgcagagggagaggctgttctgattccaagaattaatttgtccccatctgacactggcctcccatttaaattgattcgacgacggtttcccatgatgccagtatttgtgatgactattaataaatcacaaggacaaactctagacagagtaggcatgttcctacctgaacccgtttttgcacatggtcagttatatgttgttttctctcgagtttgaagagcatgtgatgttacagctaaagttctaagtacttcatcacaagggaaattaatcaagcactctgaaagtgttttcactcttaatgtggtgtacagggagatattagaataagtttaatcactttataaatcattgtttgcatcactgttgtttttatatcatgtttttgttgttttcatataatgtttttgtcgtttttatatcatatctctgttatatccttttgttactgtttatttattaataaatttatatattattttcatatacattttactaatttcctttcatctctcacacttctattatagagaaagggcaaatagcaatattaaaatatctctgcttgttaattccctttttaaaaaaatatattttattgattttttacagagaggaagggagaggaatagagagttagaaacatcaatgagagagaaacattgatcagctgcctcctgcacactccccactggggatgtgcccacaaccaaagtacatgcccttgaccagaatcgaacctgggacccttaagtctgcaggccgatgctctatccactgagccaaaccggttagggcaattaattcccttttaatgtgcatgaattttgtgcaccgggctactagtaataaataaaatggatatgGGTAAACAAAAGCAATTCACAAAAGAATGGCTGAGATTTGACAATATTTCACAAGGCCTGAGATTGAGAGAAAATTCCTAAATAAGGCAGTCCTGTGTATCCTACTCTAATTAGACTCCAAAGGTATGCACATCATAGAAATAAATTTTGTTGTGTAAATATTGCTGAAGGGAGGCCAACTGCCACATGTTAGAAACTATAAAAACAGATTTTGACCTCAGTACAAAGGGAAGTTTCCTATCAGCCAATGTTGTCCAAAAATATAGTTGTCTGAGAGGTAATGAGCTCCTGTTACGGGACTTTTTCCAGTGTAGGCCCTCTGAGGATAGGCAGCAGATGGTAGAGGAGGTGTAGGTGTTGGTAATGCAGGTAGATTCGATGGCTTTTGAGTTCTCTTCGTCACATGGATCCCCAGCACTTAACAGAGGAAAAAGTTTTCTACCAGGAATGTATATATCCTTACTCATGTAGTAGGAATAGCACAGCAGAAAATGGGCATAGAGATTGGATTATCCTGCCCATTGAATTCATCCTATTTCTACTATTCTATTTCCTTACACTTTAAAAAGCCTTGCTTTGGCTTGTCATATTGCAGGATGGAATAAGTTCTGATTAGTTAACTAGATTATTCTAGGTCAGTTAGCAGTTAGATGTCTTAGGGAAATTAATTAATTTGGCTCTCAAGTTAATCCATGTTTTCTGAGTTTGATCATTACAGATCAGTCCCTCTCAGCCTAATCATGCTGGAAGGCATAATAAATCTGTGCATCTGGTTGGAGGAACTGCGAACCAATCTCTGCATATTGATAATTCACCACTGTGCCTCCCCCTAATTAAAGCAGCCATATAAATGCCACATATCTGGATGACAAGTTCGTATTCTGAGTcagtgatggggaaaataagacatttgggggggggggggggctagcaatctgaatctgtgccagtaacctaatgcacattcttgatagcctataactaagtcactgcccctttctccacaatctggtcttgcaagaacggtttacctaaatactcacattttacagaggcccaaaaccatgaaccatacacaGTGCCTGGAGGGGGTTATcaacactggcaccaggccaggcctttaggtgcggtctcacggcccccatcccaacacacggggctttttgcaaagcctgtgGAAGGTCCAGAAGTTCCATCCATATTTGGGGGGGgtcaaagaaaccaaaggggtataaagggagagcttcctccatattggtttgctcaggatttggagggAAACAGTcttccctgagtcactgtactagtacatgtggagcatctgaaaataaataaaaagggtttttcctgtatctccggtactcctgtgtatttttcagtcgactggtaaattctgtaacatcaGTATCTCCACTCCCTCTAGTTTATAATCACACTAATAATAACCATAGCAGCAATGATAGAGAGTGCAATGTAACAAAGACAACtattaagaaattatattttcgATGTGATTTGTATTATTTGCTGCTGGAGAAGTGTCAGGAAGGAATAAAAAGTATCGTCccgcctggccagagtggctcagttggttgattgttgccctaggccagtgatggagaaccttttgagctcggcgtgtcagcattttgaaaaccctaacttaactctggtgctgtgtcacacatagaaattttttgctatttgcaaccatagtaaaacaaagatttatatttttgatatttattttatatatttaaatgtcatttaacaaagaaaaatcaaccaaaaaaatgagttcatgtgtcacctctgacacgcgtgtcatacgttcgccatcactgccctagggactgaaaggttgcaggttcagggCATGCATGGAGGGCAGgggatcatgtttctctctcacttcaatttctctctctctctctctctctctctctctctctctctctctctctttctccccacccccccttcctctctctaagcatgtcctcaggtgaggattttaaaaaaagaaaagaaaagtatatcCCTCCCACCCAAGTTAGCCAAGCCTTTAGGTTCCCAGCAGTCAGAGTCTCTGGTCCTTTGTGTGATTTCCAGTGAGCTATCAAGACATTTTATGTGAGAAATGTGCAGCACATTAATTTTGTATGTGCGTCGAAAGCAAGTAATTGGCTGGATTTCCAAggatttagaaaaagaacaagaatttattttttccttgaggATGGAGAACCGAGCCTGCCCAGACAAGCCCTTCTGTGATGGCAGGACCTgaaagcagtggctgctgggaaGCTGGTACAGTCTCTGACCTAGACTTGGAAGCCTGCAGGAGCCCTGAGTTTCTCCGCAGGGACCAGAGCTACTACAGAGCTGCCCTCCGTGGAAGGACCTCTGGTTCAGGACACAGAACCGGACAGGCAGGCCTCAGGGTTGGTAGAGGAGGCATCAGCCAGGACACTGGTTCCCCAACAGTGGCATCATGTGGTCATAAGAAGCAATAGCAGCAGAGACATCCAAAgtgagagatggggagagggtgCCATTATAAATCCCCAGTGTTCTCATGGGAAGCCCTCTTTCTCCTGATCATTATCTGTGTGTATACTTCCTGTTTTCTTCAGATCCCATATCCAGAAGGTCCCTCTGGTTCATATGTTTACTCGTTTTTATCTGGCTTGGACATTTACTTGTGTATTGCCTATCTCCCCCTACTAGGCCCACAAAGGCAGAGATCCTGTCTTTCTTACATGCCACTGTATCCCCAGCTcttaaaatagtgcctggcaGACACTCggaattcagtaaatatttgtggaatgagcGGATGAATGAATTATACAGCTAAAATTAACTgcattccaggcactgtgctaggcacttatGTCCTGTAATGCTCACATCAGTCCAGTAGGGGTTACgcttatcccattttatagatgaaggaaCTGAGAAACTATTATTAACCACTGAGCTCTACTGCCCCTCGCCACTCCTGTTTTTCATCCATCCCACTATTTACCTTTTTCCAAGAGCACTTCCTTAAACATCCTCCACTTTTCCTCCTTCAGGTTAGGTTGTGTCTCTTTCCCCTCAACATAACCTGTGTCTATCACTGCACTTACATCCTtcgtcatcctatataataaaagcttaatatgctgtgtctggtcgtctggttggccgttcaaccaatcaaagtgtaatatgctaacgatatgctaaggccactcaactgctcgctatgacatgcactgatcaccaaggggaagacgctccgactggtaggtgagcttgctgctggggtcccgctgattgggactgagtgagatgggccagacatgccctggagccctcccatggtccctccctggctggccaacctcctgcatccctcccttcccccagttgtgcaccagtggggtccctcagcctggcctgcaccctcttgcaatccgggaccccttgggggatgttggagagttggtttcagcctgatcccacaggccaagcagagggaccccactggtgcatgaatttgtgcaccgggcctctagtaattatgtTTGTATTTCCCTAAACTCTGAGGTCCTTGACAGACTCAGAAAGGGTTGTCATCTCGGTGTTCACAAGTCCTAGCATAGAGCCTGGAACACAGGTAGGTACTAGAAAACATTTTCATAGGCAAGGACTGAATGCATGAGTGGATGACCGTGCTCTCATCCCTAGCCAATCCCTCCTGCTTCTCACTTCTGTGAGATGTTCTTGCTTTATGAGGCCCTACTGGGTGCTAAGCATAGTATTTGGTGTGagaaatacagaaatgaataaaacggTCCCTATTGCAAAGGAACCACAGTCTAGAGGTGTGGGATTGGGAGAGAAATTGCCAATAATCAGGATTAGTGCAGTTAGCACTGAGGTGTGCAGGTGGTGCTGGGAGCAAGGAAGAGAAGCCCCTGGCCCTGCAACAGGGGTAGCTTGCTGAGTTTTGCAGGACAGTAGAGAGGAGAGTTAGAATACATTGCTTAATGCAATTTAGTAGAATTAAGGGAAGTAGCAAGAGATAAGGCTACAAAAAGGTTATATGAAGATACTGAAGATAATGTTAAAGAGCTTGGACTTTATTCTAAGGTGATGGGGAGCCATTGAAGGGTCTGAATCAGGAGGGTGATGGGATCAGATCGGTAGTTCACATAATGTGAATGTCAGGTGAAAGGGAAGGCCTGAAATGGAACAGTGGCCATGGGTATTAAGAAAAGTGGACAGCCCGACCAgcgtgactcagtgattgagtatcgacctatgaaccaggaggtcatggtttgatacccaggcagggcacatgccctggttgcaggttcgatccccagtatggggcacgtaggagacagccgatcaatgattctctctcattattgatgtttctatctctctctctccctctcccttcctctctgaaagcaataaaggtatatttttttttaaaaaaagaaaagtggacaGATTACAGAGGTCAAAGCAATAGGATGACTGTTTCCATTGGTAGAGGAGTATGAGAGGGACTTGTCAGAGGACTGCCAGATGTCCTCGTGGATGATGGCACCACTCATTCGTAAAGAAAACACAAGAGGAGGAGCAATTTTGAACAATAGATAGGAAATGTCCAATAAATCACTGCAGAACTGAAATTGGGCTTACTTACACAGAAGAAGATAGGTTGAACACATTGAATTTGCAGTACTTTTCAGCTCAAGGCGGTGGTCTGGGAGGTATGTGGCTGGTAGAAGTGAATGTTAACTGAGGAGTACCCAGAATGAGAAGAGGGCTGAGAACAGAATCCTGGGAAACAACTCTTAGGAGGTGGCAGAGGAAGAAGAGACTAGGAGGAAAACCACAAGTTGGCATGTACTGAGAACCTACAGCGAGGGGCGGTACAGGACGTGTCCCCATGAGGAAAGCACCGAAGGAGCAAGCTGCCAGCAGGATATTTGCCTGTGCCCCTGGAGTGGAGCCTTGGATTCGGTGGAAACTAGAGAAATCATACAGCGATCTGAAACGGAAGCCACATTCCTGGTTCCCACGTTTGTCTTATTccttgccccccctcccctgcccactaCCCCTTCCCACGGAGTCTGGATTAGGTAGCATTGCTTTTATTGATGGTGAGTACAAGCAGGTGTAAGTGGCTGCTCCCAGGACCCAGGGTGCTGGGCGGAAGGATCCCGGGAGGGAGGACCCAAGCTGGGCTGTGGATGCAGGATCCGCTCCTTATTTGGGCGTGAATGCTGCCTTCCGAGAGGAAGATTTATTTTGGGACTAAGCATAGGCACAGGGGAGGCCGGCGCACCAGCCATCAGGCCGCACTCTCTATTTGGAGCACGGCCAGCTGGGCAGCCCCAGGTCTCCCGGGATCTTGCTCGGTGTCCTGCGGAGGTTCTGGCTCCAGCTTGGACTCCAGCGCAGGCAGGGCTTCTTCGGGTTGGCCATTAGCTCCCGCCGGGCCCGAGGCGGGGAGGCTTGACAGGCGTGGGCGCTGCAGGGCCTTTTCTGCCCGAAAGGGCCCTTCGCAGGCTCTGTACCTTCTCTAACCCCGTGCGCCGCAGCCGCCGCGCCGTGGACTCCACGGGCTCCTCATCCAAGCTCTCCACAGCTTCAGCCTCCAGCTGCTCTGGGCCGGGCTCAGACTGCTCCAGCGGGCCTAAGGGCTCCGGCGCCTTCTGGAAGGCTCTGGCTGGGATttcagcctcctcctgcaggtgATGGACACAGCACTGACCCTGGCAGCCCCCTGCCCCGCACCAGCCTGCACCTCACTCCTCAATTACAGCAAGGgggccctccccaccctcagcccccgcTGCCCGAGTGGGAAAGAAAAGGCAGGCGTGGgaaagcagggggcggggcgaaCTGCAGAAGTTTGTTCAATAGGTGGGACCCGCTTAGGGGCGCGAGAGGAGGAGGCTGGCCGCAGGGGGGAGAACAGGAGGGGCGATGCGCTGTCGCGGGATGCACTTCCACCACCGTTATTTTCGTTCAGGGATGGGGTGAGACTTGGAGCAAATTCCACGGACGTGTCCTGACTAGAGCTGGCCGGGTTTTGATTGGCCAGGCTGATTCAGGCGtggcggaggggggaggggccgggtgtGGGGAGCGGGTGCGGCTCTGGAAGTCTGttccccagggcagggccaggaatGTGGGTGTGGTGGGCGGATGGGAGCGGGGAGCCCCCAGATGGTGGCCCGGAGGCGGGGAAAAGGC is a genomic window of Myotis daubentonii chromosome 9, mMyoDau2.1, whole genome shotgun sequence containing:
- the CAVIN3 gene encoding LOW QUALITY PROTEIN: caveolae-associated protein 3 (The sequence of the model RefSeq protein was modified relative to this genomic sequence to represent the inferred CDS: inserted 2 bases in 1 codon) encodes the protein MGESALDPGSAPRAPAEGPVHAVTVVTLLEKLAAMLEALRERQGGLAQRQGGLAGSVGRIQSGLGALSRSHDTTSNKLAQLLAKAERVGSHADAAQERAVHRAAQVQRLEANHGLLVARGKLHVLLFKEEAEIPARAFQKAPEPLGPLEQSEPGPEQLEAEAVESLDEEPVESTARRLRRTGLEKVQSLRRALSGRKGPAAPTPVKPPRLGPGXGANGQPEEALPALESKLEPEPPQDTEQDPGRPGAAQLAVLQIESAA